Proteins encoded within one genomic window of Microtus ochrogaster isolate Prairie Vole_2 unplaced genomic scaffold, MicOch1.0 UNK118, whole genome shotgun sequence:
- the Cdk20 gene encoding cyclin-dependent kinase 20, giving the protein MDQYCILGRIGEGAHGIVFKAKHVETGEIVALKKVALRRLEDGIPNQALREIKALQEIEDSQYVVQLKAVFPHGAGFVLAFEFMLSDLAEVVRHAQRPLAPAQVKSYLQMLLKGVAFCHANNIVHRDLKPANLLISASGELKIADFGLARVFCPDGGRLYTHQVATRWYRAPELLYGARQYDQGVDLWAVGCIMGELLNGSPLFPGENDIEQLCCVLRILGTPSPRVWPEITELPDYNKISFKEQAPVPLEEVLPDASPQALDLLAQFLLYPPHQRIAASQALLHQYFFTAPLPAHPSELPVPQRPGGPAPKAHPGPPHVHDFHVDRPLEESLLNPELIRPFIPEGLLRATRN; this is encoded by the exons ATGGACCAGTACTGCATCCTCGGTCGCATCGGGGAGGGCGCCCATGGCATCGTCTTCAAAGCCAAGCACGTAGAG ACTGGAGAGATCGTTGCCCTCAAGAAGGTGGCCCTGCGGCGGCTGGAGGATGGCATTCCTAACCAGGCTCTAAGGGAAATCAAGGCTCTGCAGGAGATCGAGGACAGTCAGTAT GTGGTACAGCTGAAAGCCGTGTTCCCACATGGTGCAGGATTTGTGCTGGCCTTCGAGTTTATGCTGTCAGACCTGGCAGAGGTGGTGCGCCATGCCCAGAGGCCCCTGGCCCCAGCACAGGTCAAGAGCTACCTGCAGATGCTGCTCAAAGGTGTTGCATTTTGCCATGCCAACAACATTGTGCATCGG GACCTGAAACCTGCCAACCTGCTCATCAGTGCCTCAGGCGAGCTCAAGATCGCGGACTTTGGCCTGGCCCGCGTCTTCTGTCCAGATGGTGGTCGCCTCTACACACATCAGGTGGCCACCAG GTGGTACCGAGCTCCTGAGCTCCTGTATGGTGCCCGGCAGTACGACCAGGGCGTCGACCTATG GGCTGTGGGCTGCATTATGGGAGAACTGTTGAATGGGTCCCCCCTGTTCCCGGGAGAGAATGACATCGAGCAACTTTGCTGTGTGCTTCGCATCCTGGGCACGCCCAGCCCTCGAGTCTGGCCG GAGATCACAGAGCTGCCTGACTACAACAAGATCTCCTTCAAGGAGCAGGCACCGGTGCCCCTCGAGGAGGTGCTGCCTGATGCCTCTCCCCAGGCCTTGGACCTGCTGGCCCAGTTCCTCCTCTACCCTCCACACCAGCGTATTGCAGCCTCCCAG GCCCTTCTGCATCAGTACTTCTTCACAGCTCCTTTGCCTGCCCATCCCTCTGAGCTGCCAGTTCCTCAGCGCCCAGGAGGACCTGCACCGAAGGCTCACCCAGGCCCCCCTCATGTCCATGACTTCCATGTGGACCGTCCTCTTGAGGAGTCActgctgaacccagagctgaTTCGGCCCTTCATCCCAGAGGG